A window of Bacillus sp. DX3.1 genomic DNA:
CTTTTTCATTGTAATCATATTTTCTTATAGTGTATTAAGAAAAGAAAGCCTATATAAATCTATTTTGATTTTTCGCCATATAGCCGCGGCTATGGATAACAAAAGGTGACCTGCACTCGTTTTCTCTCTTTATTTTCACTATGTCTGGGCAGGAAAAGGATCTGACCGCTTCTATGTATGGCCGGATGCTCTCGCCCACCTAAAAAGAAGGATTTTATGTCGGTTTTTTAATTTGTATTTATATATGTGCTTTTCTATGGATAAATGATGTGTAACCGGTTTCGAACAGATTACAACTTAAAGTCTGTTCTTTTTTGTGTGGTGCTGGAGAAATAAATTTCTCCAGCATTTATCGTTTTTTGACAAAACATATTGTTATCATTTTTGTAAATATGGTTAAATTCGTTGACAAGTTTTCCGAAAAGCACTTTATTGACATGAGTTTTAGAATGTTGTTTCATAGTCTTTGTATTGAAAAAAACGGCTTGTCATGTCGAAAAGTAAAAGTTAAAAAAAGAAAGAATTTATACATACATCTTGTGTCTTGTTTTGAAACGTAATACAATATGTAGAGAAAATATAAATTGATAGAGATATTAAAGATAGAAGGGGAGGGTCGGAAATGTTGGTTGCATATGATTCTATGACAGGAAACGTGAAGCGTTTCATCCACAAATTAAATATGCCGGCCGTTCAAATTAACGATGACCTCATATTAGACGAAGACTTTGTTCTTATTACGTATACAACAGGTTTTGGAAATGTACCGGAACGTGTTTTAGAATTTTTAGAGCGCAATAATGCAAATTTAAAAGGCGTATCTGCAAGTGGCAATCGCAACTGGGGAGATATGTTCGGCGCAAGTGCAGATAAAATTTCATCAAGATATGAAGTGCCAATTGTATCAAAGTTTGAGTTATCTGGAACAAATAAAGATGTAGAATTTTTTAAAGAGAGGGTGCGGGAGATTGCGACACATTGAACTGAATAATGAAATCACGCAAATGCAAGACGGTTTCTATCAGCTTCATAAAGATAAAGAAGCATTAGAGGTCTTTATGGAAGAAGCGAAAGAAAATACCGTTCATTTTAATAGCGTGGCAGAGCGAATGGAGTATATGAAGCAACACGATTACTATTACAACGTTCTGGATGAATACAAGTTGGAGGAAGTAGAAGAAGTATACAACGTTGCATACGGTGAAAACTTCGAGTTCCAATCTTATATGGCAGCATCTAAATTCTACAAAGATTATGCGTTAAAAACGGATGATCAAAAACAATACTTAGAAAGCTACCAAGATCGCGTTTCAATCGTGTCATTATACTTAGGACGTGGCGATGTTAAAAAAGCAAAACAATTTGCAAGCATGATCGTAAAACAAAACTACCAACCAGCGACACCAACCTTTTTGAATGCAGGAAGAAGCAGAAGAGGCGAAATGGTGTCTTGTTTCTTGTTAGAGATGGATGATAGTTTAAATTCGATTGGATTTAATATTAATACGGCGATGCAATTATCGAAAATTGGCGGTGGCGTGGCTTTAAACTTAAGTAAACTGCGTGCACGTGGTGAGCAAATTAAAGGTATCGACAACGCAGCAAGCGGTGTTGTACCAGTTATGAAATTGCTTGAGGATTCATTCTCATATGCGAATCAGCTTGGCCAACGAAAAGGTGCTGGAGCTGTGTACTTGAATATTTTCCATTGGGATATTATTGAATTCCTTGATACAAAAAAAATAAATGCCGATGAAAAGAGCCGTATTCAGTCACTTTCAATCGGAATTATCGTTCCAAGCAAGTTCTTTGAGCTAGCGGAGAAAAACGAACCATTCCATGTTTTTGCGCCTTATACAGTGTATAAAGAGTACGGAAAACATTTAGATGATATTGATATTGATGAAATGTACGATGAACTCATGAGCAACCCAAAAGTGAAGAAGAAACCACTTGATATTAGTGCTCGTGATATGCTTATTAAAATCGCAATGATTCAGCTTGAGTCTGGTTATCCATACTTAATGTTTAAATCAAATGCGAATAAGCAACATCCGTTAAAGGATATTGGAACTGTGAAGATGTCTAACTTGTGTTAATGATCTAGCACCTTCTAGTAGAAATGCTAGTCGAAAACTCCGTTAAACGGGGAAAGCCTCAATTTGAGGTAACCTACCGTGCTAAATCTTATCTTAGAATGAAGCGTATTAGGTTCAGAAGGTATCTTATTATTTTGTATAAGACATAGATTGAAGAACATCATAAAATAATAAGAGACTTTCTGAAAGACTAAGATAAGTAAAAGCCTAACGACTATCCCACATGGGAGTAGGGCGCAAGCAATTGGCGTTCGAAAAGCGGAGCACCTAATCAGATGATGCTGTAGGTGATGATATAGTCTGTCCTGTATGGTGACATATAGCAGTTGCGTAAGCAACGGGCTGAGAGTAGCGACCTCAGTTGAACATTAGAGACTGAAATCTTCCAGTTACAAGAAACATCCGAAATCAATGATTACGGCACAGATGACATTATCCGCCGTGATATTAACTGTAACTTAGGATCGTTAAATATCGTGAACTTAATGGAGAATAAAGAAATTCGTGAAGCAGTTCATGCGGGGATGGAAGCTTTAACAGCTGTTTCTGATATGACGGTTATTCCGAATGCACCGACTGTGAAAAAAGCGAATGATGAGTTACACTCTGTTGGCCTTGGTGCAATGAACTTACATGGTTATTTAGCGAAAAATAAAATTGCTTATGAAAGTGTAGAAGCGAAAGAATTTGTTCGTACATTCTTTATGATGCTAAATTACTACTCCATTGAAAAAAGTATGGGGATTGCAAAAGAAAAGGGCGAAACATTTAAAGACTTTGAAAAGTCCGATTATGCAAATGGCACATACTTTGAAAAGTATGAAACAACAGACTACAGTCCAGCAACAGAGAAAGTACAGCAATTATTTGAAGGAATTTATATTCCGACGCAAGCAGATTGGACAAGTTTAAAAGAACAAGTGCAGAAAAATGGTTTATACAACTCATATAGATTGGC
This region includes:
- the nrdI gene encoding class Ib ribonucleoside-diphosphate reductase assembly flavoprotein NrdI codes for the protein MLVAYDSMTGNVKRFIHKLNMPAVQINDDLILDEDFVLITYTTGFGNVPERVLEFLERNNANLKGVSASGNRNWGDMFGASADKISSRYEVPIVSKFELSGTNKDVEFFKERVREIATH
- a CDS encoding ribonucleotide reductase produces the protein MFQLQETSEINDYGTDDIIRRDINCNLGSLNIVNLMENKEIREAVHAGMEALTAVSDMTVIPNAPTVKKANDELHSVGLGAMNLHGYLAKNKIAYESVEAKEFVRTFFMMLNYYSIEKSMGIAKEKGETFKDFEKSDYANGTYFEKYETTDYSPATEKVQQLFEGIYIPTQADWTSLKEQVQKNGLYNSYRLAIAPTQSISYVQNATSSVMPIVSQIESRTYANATTYYPMPYLSKDTFWYYKSSYDMNQFKLIDLIAEIQEHIDQGISTILYVNSDISTRELARYYIYAHKKGLKSLYYTRTRKLSVEECVACTV